From Pseudomonas alcaligenes, a single genomic window includes:
- a CDS encoding fumarylacetoacetate hydrolase family protein, whose protein sequence is MSYQHQYIDGTPIHFSLGKVVCVGRNYAEHAKELNNPIPAEPLLFIKPGSCTVPLNDGFAIPQDRGVVHYEAEIAVLIGKPLSKKPSVEEVRDAISGFAPALDLTLRDVQAKLKEKGLPWELAKSFDGAYVLAPFVAGDAYADLADIGIRLSINGEVRQDGNSRDMLNPIIGLIQHIAGHFSLQPGDVISTGTPVGVGPLHSGDSLEIALGGQESFASRVL, encoded by the coding sequence GTGAGCTACCAGCACCAGTACATCGATGGCACGCCGATCCACTTCAGCCTGGGCAAGGTGGTCTGCGTCGGCCGTAACTACGCCGAGCATGCCAAGGAGCTGAACAACCCGATCCCGGCCGAGCCGCTGCTGTTCATCAAGCCCGGCAGCTGCACCGTGCCGCTGAACGACGGCTTCGCCATTCCGCAGGATCGCGGCGTGGTGCACTACGAGGCGGAAATCGCCGTGCTGATCGGCAAGCCGCTGTCGAAGAAACCCTCGGTGGAAGAAGTGCGCGATGCCATTTCCGGCTTTGCCCCGGCCCTCGACCTGACCCTGCGCGACGTGCAGGCCAAGCTCAAGGAAAAGGGCCTGCCCTGGGAGCTGGCCAAGTCCTTCGACGGCGCCTATGTGCTGGCACCGTTCGTCGCCGGCGATGCCTACGCCGACCTGGCCGACATCGGCATCCGCCTGTCGATCAACGGCGAAGTGCGCCAGGACGGCAACAGCCGCGACATGCTCAACCCGATCATCGGCCTGATCCAGCACATCGCCGGGCACTTCAGCCTGCAGCCAGGCGACGTGATCTCCACCGGCACCCCGGTCGGCGTCGGCCCGCTGCACAGCGGCGACAGCCTGGAAATTGCCCTGGGCGGTCAGGAAAGTTTCGCCAGCCGAGTACTGTGA
- a CDS encoding SdiA-regulated domain-containing protein, whose amino-acid sequence MPFSARLRRSWLSLSLTVLLAASAATVNYLHWDDRALLWFKEHSLPNAERVASIWLPGYHVTLQGKPLAGLENDEASDLAYNPVTGTLFTVTGKTPMLVELSRTGEVLRRIALKGFANPEGVAVLENGNIAVTDERKRSLSIFELDPLTRELNLADAHPFDLGFPDSGNKGFEGIAWDPAQGRLLLGKEREPTAMFSLSSDGNQHLGAALQPLPDYGLGMRNLSALSVDPRTGHILVLSAQSNLLLELDEHGQPLSFISLLGGMNGLDKRIPRAEGVAMDEEGTIYMVSEPNLFYVFRKGDAQAAHQADLGFTHSMLHIRGLVAR is encoded by the coding sequence ATGCCCTTTTCCGCCCGCCTGCGCCGTTCCTGGTTATCCCTGAGCCTGACCGTGCTGCTGGCCGCATCGGCCGCCACCGTCAATTACCTGCACTGGGATGACCGTGCCCTGCTCTGGTTCAAGGAGCACAGCCTGCCGAACGCCGAGCGCGTGGCCAGTATCTGGCTGCCCGGCTACCACGTCACCCTGCAGGGCAAACCGCTGGCCGGCCTGGAAAACGACGAAGCTTCGGATCTGGCCTATAACCCGGTCACCGGCACCCTGTTCACCGTCACCGGCAAGACTCCCATGCTGGTGGAACTGAGCCGTACCGGCGAAGTGCTGCGGCGCATCGCCCTGAAAGGCTTCGCCAACCCGGAAGGAGTGGCGGTGCTGGAAAACGGCAATATCGCGGTGACCGATGAGCGCAAGCGCAGCCTGTCGATTTTCGAGCTGGATCCACTGACCCGCGAACTCAACCTGGCCGACGCCCACCCCTTCGACCTGGGCTTCCCCGATTCCGGCAACAAGGGCTTCGAAGGCATCGCCTGGGATCCGGCGCAGGGTCGCCTGCTGCTGGGCAAGGAGCGCGAACCCACTGCCATGTTCAGCCTCAGCAGCGACGGCAACCAGCATCTCGGCGCCGCCCTGCAGCCACTGCCCGATTACGGCCTGGGGATGCGCAACCTGTCGGCCCTCAGCGTCGACCCGCGCACCGGGCACATCCTGGTGCTGTCGGCGCAGTCCAACCTGTTGCTGGAACTGGATGAGCACGGCCAGCCGCTGAGCTTCATCAGCCTGCTCGGCGGCATGAACGGCCTGGACAAGCGCATCCCGCGTGCCGAAGGCGTAGCCATGGACGAGGAAGGCACCATCTACATGGTCAGCGAGCCGAATCTGTTCTACGTGTTCCGCAAGGGCGACGCCCAAGCGGCACACCAGGCCGACCTCGGCTTCACCCACAGCATGCTGCACATCCGCGGCCTGGTGGCCCGCTAA
- a CDS encoding DUF2059 domain-containing protein — protein MRFVLACFMLLCSFTAMADDYQRLYQAAGWPEQNAHFADALAGAQQRYSKSLPPAVYQALVDNSNRRFAPQAMEQRSQAALRGKLANPQAALRFFDSPLGRKIVAAETRATRRDQLAQHANGLPRTDADATRRLLIRHLAQALPAKEAGAEVSLALAGVAADSLSSMVPGLFGGEQAQALVQGQRERLMAQIEGDIDNTLLHVYRELSDPELEEFTTFAESADGKAYYQAALASLRAGLAAQ, from the coding sequence ATGCGTTTCGTTCTTGCTTGCTTCATGCTGCTGTGCAGCTTCACTGCCATGGCCGACGATTATCAGCGCCTGTACCAGGCCGCCGGCTGGCCGGAGCAGAACGCGCATTTCGCCGATGCCCTGGCCGGTGCCCAGCAGCGCTACAGCAAGAGCCTGCCGCCAGCGGTGTATCAGGCGCTGGTGGACAACAGCAATCGCCGCTTCGCCCCGCAGGCCATGGAGCAGCGCAGCCAGGCGGCGCTGCGCGGGAAGCTGGCCAATCCGCAGGCGGCGCTGCGCTTCTTCGACTCGCCACTGGGGCGCAAGATTGTTGCCGCCGAGACCCGGGCCACCCGCCGCGATCAACTGGCCCAGCATGCCAACGGCCTGCCGCGCACCGACGCCGATGCCACCCGGCGCCTGCTGATCCGCCATCTGGCCCAGGCCCTGCCGGCCAAGGAAGCCGGCGCCGAGGTCAGTCTGGCCCTGGCCGGGGTAGCGGCCGACAGCCTGAGTTCGATGGTGCCCGGCCTGTTCGGCGGCGAGCAGGCCCAGGCCCTGGTGCAGGGCCAGCGCGAGCGCCTGATGGCGCAGATCGAGGGTGATATCGACAACACCCTGCTGCATGTCTACCGCGAGCTGTCCGATCCGGAGCTGGAAGAGTTCACCACCTTCGCCGAATCCGCCGACGGCAAGGCCTACTACCAGGCCGCCCTGGCCTCGCTGCGCGCCGGTCTGGCCGCGCAGTAG
- a CDS encoding DUF523 domain-containing protein, which translates to MEKLLVSRCLLGHKVRYDGGAHGPYDLLQQWQDEGRIVALCPEVAGGLPTPRPPAEIPGGQGVQVLDGSRPVLTDLGMDVTAEFVAGAEIALRLARQHGLRVAVLKARSPSCGNLQNYDGSFSGNLVAGEGVTAALLRRNGVRVFNETQLAEAAAELARLEQGS; encoded by the coding sequence ATGGAAAAGCTGCTGGTCAGCCGCTGCCTGCTCGGCCACAAGGTGCGCTACGACGGTGGCGCCCACGGCCCGTACGACCTGCTGCAGCAGTGGCAGGACGAGGGGCGCATCGTCGCCCTGTGCCCGGAAGTGGCCGGCGGCCTGCCAACCCCGCGCCCGCCAGCGGAGATTCCTGGCGGTCAGGGCGTGCAGGTACTCGATGGCAGTCGACCGGTGCTGACCGACCTAGGCATGGATGTCACCGCCGAGTTCGTCGCCGGCGCCGAGATCGCCCTGCGTCTGGCCCGGCAGCACGGCCTGCGCGTCGCCGTGCTCAAGGCACGCAGCCCGTCCTGCGGCAACCTGCAGAACTACGACGGCAGCTTCAGCGGCAACCTGGTCGCGGGCGAAGGGGTCACCGCCGCCCTGCTGCGCCGCAACGGGGTCAGGGTGTTCAACGAAACCCAGCTGGCCGAGGCCGCCGCCGAGCTGGCGCGCCTGGAACAGGGCAGCTGA
- a CDS encoding ABC transporter permease encodes MNLQGSLWRFTGVRPMAWLFFAFLYIPIIVLVVLSFNGGQSATLWDGFSLKWYSVVANDAEIVRAAKNSLTVACLATLIATCLATLAALGMHGPRFRGQGLLQGILGLPLLVPDIVCAVAILMFFAFIGLKLSLFTILIAHIVFCTPFAYMPIRARLQGMDPRLLEAAADLYASPWRAFWKISFPLLMPGILSGAMLAFIISMDDFVITYFVAGAGSTTLPIYIFSSIRMGISPKINAISSIILVLSILFVVLSYYLGQRKR; translated from the coding sequence ATGAACCTGCAGGGCTCGCTGTGGCGCTTCACCGGTGTGCGGCCGATGGCCTGGCTGTTCTTCGCCTTCCTCTATATCCCGATCATCGTGCTGGTGGTGCTGAGCTTCAACGGCGGCCAGTCGGCGACTCTGTGGGATGGTTTCAGCCTGAAGTGGTACAGCGTGGTGGCGAATGACGCGGAGATCGTCCGCGCGGCGAAGAACTCGCTGACCGTGGCCTGCCTGGCCACGCTGATCGCCACCTGCCTGGCGACCCTGGCGGCGCTCGGCATGCACGGCCCGCGCTTCCGTGGCCAGGGCCTGCTGCAGGGCATTCTCGGCCTGCCGCTGCTGGTGCCGGACATCGTCTGCGCGGTGGCGATCCTGATGTTCTTCGCCTTTATCGGCCTCAAGCTGTCGCTGTTCACCATCCTTATCGCGCACATCGTGTTCTGTACGCCGTTCGCCTACATGCCGATCCGCGCCCGCCTGCAGGGCATGGATCCGCGCCTGCTGGAGGCCGCCGCCGACCTGTACGCCTCGCCCTGGCGGGCGTTCTGGAAGATCAGCTTCCCGCTGCTGATGCCGGGGATTCTGTCCGGGGCGATGCTGGCCTTCATCATCTCGATGGACGACTTCGTCATCACCTACTTCGTTGCCGGGGCCGGCTCGACCACCCTGCCGATCTACATCTTCAGCTCTATTCGCATGGGTATATCGCCGAAGATCAATGCGATTTCCTCGATCATCCTCGTGCTTTCGATTCTGTTCGTCGTGCTGTCGTACTACCTCGGCCAGCGCAAGCGCTGA
- a CDS encoding ABC transporter permease: protein MSSPRLLAARRQVLRRLGLISPSMLMLGVFLLAPLGIMLLVSFLQAGEYGGVKWGQYSTEAYVSFFYERDFDDSLVFNTDYISIFERSLWLALGTTAGCLLIGFPTALYLALQSEKKRNLLMLLVTVPFWTNLLVRVYAWMLLLRNGGLVDGFLGFFGVPEGSLGILYSDWAVMIGLLYTFLPFMVLPIYTSLEKLDWRLVEAAFDLGANRFQALKRVILPLALPGMLAGTTLVFIPALGNYIIPELLGGGKSLMIGNLVQLQFGSAHNWPLGSALAFALFSLVLLALLGNALRQRNQAEVRV from the coding sequence ATGAGCAGCCCACGCCTGCTTGCCGCCCGCCGCCAGGTTCTGCGCCGGCTGGGCCTGATCAGCCCGAGCATGCTGATGCTCGGCGTGTTCCTGCTGGCGCCGCTGGGCATCATGCTGCTGGTGTCGTTCCTCCAGGCCGGCGAATACGGCGGGGTGAAGTGGGGGCAGTACTCCACCGAGGCCTATGTCAGCTTCTTCTACGAGCGCGATTTCGACGACAGCCTGGTGTTCAACACCGACTACATCAGCATCTTCGAGCGCTCGCTGTGGCTGGCCCTGGGCACCACTGCCGGCTGCTTGCTGATCGGCTTTCCCACCGCGCTGTACCTGGCGCTGCAGAGCGAGAAGAAGCGCAACCTGCTGATGCTGCTGGTCACTGTGCCGTTCTGGACCAACCTGCTGGTGCGCGTCTACGCTTGGATGCTGCTGCTGCGTAACGGCGGGCTGGTGGACGGCTTCCTCGGTTTCTTCGGCGTGCCGGAAGGCTCGCTGGGCATTCTCTACAGCGACTGGGCGGTGATGATCGGCCTGCTCTACACCTTCCTGCCGTTCATGGTGCTGCCGATCTACACCAGCCTGGAGAAGCTCGACTGGCGCCTGGTGGAGGCCGCCTTCGACCTCGGCGCCAACCGCTTCCAGGCGCTCAAGCGGGTGATCCTGCCGCTGGCGCTGCCGGGCATGCTGGCCGGCACCACCCTGGTGTTCATCCCGGCGCTGGGCAACTACATCATTCCCGAGCTGCTCGGTGGCGGTAAGTCGCTGATGATCGGCAACCTGGTGCAGCTGCAGTTCGGCTCGGCGCACAACTGGCCGCTCGGTTCGGCGCTGGCCTTCGCCCTGTTCAGCCTGGTGCTGCTGGCCCTGCTGGGCAATGCCCTGCGTCAGCGTAACCAGGCGGAGGTACGCGTATGA
- a CDS encoding histone deacetylase family protein yields MLTIYSDDHHLHHGKFELIDGQLTPCFEKPSRADMVLARAQKVNLGGVAAPREFGLEPILRVHDSGFVHFLKGAWAEWQAMGRDYDMLPFTWPNRRLRQTIPDCIDGKFGYYSFDAGVPITAGTWQAVSSSVNVALTGQAELAKGARGVFSLCRPPGHHAAADYMGGYCYFNNAAIAAQACLDQGAARVAILDVDYHHGNGTQDIFYDRADVLFTSIHGDPRFEYPFFLGYADEKGVGVGEGFNFNYPLAAGSDWSVWSLALAAACRQIAAYGPDVLIVSLGVDTFKEDPISQFKLDSPDYLRMGETIGKLGLQTLFVMEGGYAVEEIGINAINVLQGFDSVQA; encoded by the coding sequence ATGCTGACGATTTATAGCGACGACCATCACCTGCACCACGGCAAGTTCGAACTGATCGATGGCCAGCTCACCCCCTGCTTCGAGAAGCCCAGCCGCGCCGACATGGTGCTGGCGCGGGCGCAGAAGGTGAACCTGGGGGGCGTGGCGGCGCCGCGCGAATTCGGTCTGGAGCCGATCCTGCGCGTCCACGACAGCGGCTTCGTGCATTTTCTCAAGGGCGCCTGGGCCGAATGGCAGGCCATGGGCCGCGACTACGACATGCTGCCGTTCACCTGGCCCAACCGCCGCCTGCGCCAGACCATCCCGGACTGCATCGACGGCAAGTTCGGCTACTACAGCTTCGACGCCGGCGTACCCATCACCGCCGGCACCTGGCAGGCGGTGAGCAGCTCGGTGAACGTGGCGCTGACCGGCCAGGCCGAGCTGGCCAAGGGCGCGCGCGGGGTGTTCTCGCTGTGCCGGCCGCCAGGCCACCACGCCGCCGCCGACTATATGGGCGGCTACTGCTACTTCAACAACGCCGCCATCGCCGCCCAGGCCTGCCTGGATCAGGGCGCCGCGCGGGTGGCCATCCTCGATGTCGACTACCACCACGGTAATGGCACCCAGGACATCTTCTACGACCGCGCCGACGTGCTGTTTACCTCGATCCACGGCGATCCGCGCTTCGAGTATCCGTTCTTCCTCGGCTATGCCGACGAGAAGGGCGTGGGCGTGGGCGAGGGCTTCAACTTCAACTACCCGCTGGCTGCCGGCAGCGACTGGTCGGTGTGGAGCCTGGCCCTGGCCGCCGCCTGCCGGCAGATCGCTGCCTACGGCCCGGATGTGCTGATCGTGTCGCTGGGAGTGGATACCTTCAAGGAAGACCCGATCTCCCAGTTCAAGCTGGACAGCCCGGACTACCTGCGCATGGGCGAGACCATCGGCAAGCTTGGCCTGCAGACCCTGTTCGTCATGGAAGGTGGCTATGCGGTGGAGGAGATCGGCATCAACGCGATCAACGTGCTGCAGGGCTTCGACAGCGTCCAGGCATGA
- a CDS encoding extracellular solute-binding protein yields the protein MIRRTPLALSVVLAMGLSGAAQAAGSLNFANWSDYYPPELLKKFEADTGIKATLDAYDSNETLLAKLKAGGGNYDVVVPSDSFIQIMVQEDLLQKFDKSKLPNMANLAPTFQKLDYDPAHDYSVPYLWGTTGYSYDSAQVPGGKLDESWGPFFAPPAELKGKVVALNSMDDLFPPAAFYLGVDRCTEDPQDMKKVMELLLKQKPMLAMYNSDGTIERMAAGEVAMHQQWNGAFHRAKEQRGSLVYVYPKEGISTFIDNFVIPKGATNVAEAHVFINWMMQPENIAAASNFAKYHNAIAGSEKFMDKALFDDPAINTPADKLDRLRPFKLCSPKSLALRSKVWTKLKK from the coding sequence ATGATTCGTCGTACCCCGCTCGCGCTTTCCGTTGTGCTCGCCATGGGCCTGTCCGGCGCGGCCCAGGCCGCCGGCAGCCTGAACTTCGCCAACTGGTCGGACTACTACCCGCCGGAGCTGCTGAAGAAGTTCGAGGCCGACACCGGCATCAAGGCCACCCTCGACGCCTACGACTCCAACGAGACCCTGCTGGCCAAGCTCAAGGCCGGTGGCGGCAACTACGACGTGGTGGTGCCGTCGGACAGCTTCATCCAGATCATGGTGCAGGAAGACCTGCTGCAGAAGTTCGACAAGAGCAAGCTGCCGAACATGGCCAACCTGGCGCCGACCTTCCAGAAGCTCGACTACGACCCGGCCCACGACTACAGCGTGCCCTACCTGTGGGGCACCACCGGCTACAGCTATGACAGCGCCCAGGTGCCGGGCGGCAAACTGGACGAGAGCTGGGGCCCGTTCTTCGCCCCGCCGGCCGAGTTGAAGGGCAAGGTGGTGGCGCTCAACTCGATGGATGACCTGTTTCCGCCGGCGGCCTTCTACCTGGGCGTCGACCGCTGCACCGAAGACCCACAGGACATGAAGAAGGTGATGGAGCTACTGCTCAAGCAGAAGCCCATGCTGGCCATGTACAACAGCGACGGCACCATCGAGCGCATGGCGGCCGGTGAAGTGGCCATGCACCAGCAGTGGAACGGCGCCTTTCACCGCGCCAAGGAGCAGCGCGGCTCGCTGGTCTATGTCTATCCGAAGGAAGGCATCTCCACCTTCATCGACAACTTCGTGATTCCCAAGGGCGCCACCAACGTGGCCGAGGCCCATGTGTTCATCAACTGGATGATGCAGCCGGAGAACATCGCCGCCGCCTCCAACTTCGCCAAGTACCACAACGCCATCGCCGGCTCCGAGAAGTTCATGGACAAGGCGCTGTTCGATGACCCGGCGATCAACACCCCGGCCGACAAGCTCGACCGTCTGCGCCCGTTCAAGCTCTGCTCGCCGAAGTCCCTGGCGCTGCGCAGCAAGGTCTGGACCAAGCTGAAGAAATAA
- the serA gene encoding phosphoglycerate dehydrogenase, producing the protein MSKTSLDKSKIKFLLLEGVHQNAVDTLKAAGYSNIEYLKGALSDDELKEKIADAHFIGIRSRTQLTAEVFDCAKKLVAVGCFCIGTNQVDLNAARERGIAVFNAPYSNTRSVAELVLAQAILLLRGIPEKNASCHRGGWIKSAANSFEIRGKKLGIVGYGSIGTQLSVLAEALGMQVFFYDTVTKLPLGNATQVGNLHELLGMADIVSLHVPELPSTQWMIGEKEIRAMKKGGILINAARGTVVELEHLAAAIKDEHLIGAAIDVFPVEPKSNDEEFESPLRGLDRVILTPHIGGSTAEAQANIGLEVAEKLVKYSDNGTSVSSVNFPEVALPAHPGKHRLLHIHENVPGVMSEINKVFADNGINISGQFLQTNEKVGYVVIDVDAEYSDLALEKLQHVTGTIRSRVLF; encoded by the coding sequence ATGAGCAAGACCTCTCTCGACAAGAGCAAGATCAAGTTCCTTCTGCTGGAAGGCGTGCACCAGAATGCCGTCGACACCCTGAAGGCCGCCGGTTACAGCAACATCGAGTACCTCAAGGGCGCGCTGTCGGATGACGAGCTGAAAGAAAAGATCGCCGACGCCCACTTCATCGGTATCCGCTCGCGCACCCAGCTGACCGCCGAGGTCTTCGACTGTGCCAAGAAGCTGGTCGCCGTTGGCTGCTTCTGCATCGGTACCAACCAGGTCGACCTGAATGCCGCTCGCGAGCGCGGCATCGCCGTGTTCAACGCCCCGTATTCCAACACCCGCTCGGTTGCCGAGCTGGTTCTGGCCCAGGCCATCCTGCTGCTGCGCGGCATCCCCGAGAAGAACGCCTCCTGCCATCGCGGTGGCTGGATCAAGTCGGCGGCCAACTCCTTCGAAATCCGCGGCAAGAAGCTGGGTATCGTCGGTTACGGCTCCATCGGCACCCAGCTCTCCGTGCTGGCCGAAGCCCTGGGCATGCAGGTGTTCTTCTACGACACCGTGACCAAGCTGCCGCTGGGCAACGCCACCCAGGTGGGCAACCTGCACGAGCTGCTGGGCATGGCCGACATCGTCTCCCTGCACGTGCCGGAACTGCCGTCCACCCAGTGGATGATCGGTGAGAAGGAAATCCGCGCCATGAAGAAGGGCGGCATCCTGATCAACGCCGCCCGCGGCACCGTGGTCGAGCTGGAGCACCTGGCCGCCGCGATCAAGGATGAGCACCTGATCGGCGCTGCCATCGACGTGTTCCCGGTCGAACCCAAATCCAACGACGAAGAGTTTGAGAGCCCGCTGCGTGGCCTGGATCGCGTGATCCTGACCCCGCACATCGGTGGTTCCACCGCCGAAGCCCAGGCCAACATCGGCCTGGAAGTGGCCGAGAAGCTGGTCAAGTACAGCGACAACGGTACTTCCGTCTCGTCCGTCAACTTCCCCGAAGTGGCCCTGCCGGCGCACCCGGGCAAGCACCGCCTGCTGCACATCCACGAGAACGTGCCGGGCGTGATGAGCGAGATCAACAAGGTGTTCGCCGACAACGGCATCAACATCTCCGGCCAGTTCCTGCAGACCAACGAGAAGGTCGGCTACGTGGTGATCGACGTCGACGCCGAGTACTCCGACCTGGCCCTGGAAAAACTGCAGCACGTCACCGGTACCATCCGCAGCCGCGTTCTGTTCTAA
- a CDS encoding DUF4399 domain-containing protein, with product MTSLRPLALAALFAITPLAALAEMPRTAAPAGAQVYFIEPLDGATVGQTFTVKFGLKGMGVAPAGVDMPATGHHHLLVDGTELPAMDMPLPMNDQVRHFGKGQTETEITLSPGKHTLQLLIGDKNHVPLDPPVISEKISITVK from the coding sequence ATGACCTCTCTGCGCCCGCTTGCCCTCGCTGCCCTGTTTGCCATCACCCCGCTCGCCGCCCTGGCGGAAATGCCGCGCACGGCAGCCCCGGCCGGCGCCCAGGTGTACTTCATCGAACCACTCGACGGCGCCACGGTCGGCCAGACCTTCACCGTCAAGTTCGGCCTCAAGGGCATGGGCGTGGCCCCGGCCGGAGTCGACATGCCCGCCACCGGCCACCATCACCTGCTGGTGGATGGCACGGAACTGCCGGCGATGGACATGCCGCTGCCGATGAACGACCAGGTGCGCCACTTCGGCAAGGGCCAGACCGAAACCGAAATCACCCTGTCGCCCGGCAAGCACACTTTGCAGCTGCTGATCGGCGACAAGAACCACGTGCCGCTCGATCCGCCGGTGATTTCGGAAAAGATCAGCATCACCGTGAAATAA
- a CDS encoding 2OG-Fe(II) oxygenase, with protein MHNDLLTQQLPQIIDDLATRGWSQLDNFLPQTLTLELAEECRARAQRGALAPAGVGRGQALAVREGVRGDRIEWLEVGQQPACDQYLAAMDALRQALNQALYLGLEDYESHFALYPPGAFYQKHLDRFRDDDRRTLSAVFYLNDDWQAAQGGALRIYPGDGAPQDLLPCAGRLVLFISAELPHEVLPATRERLSLTGWFRRR; from the coding sequence ATGCACAACGACCTTCTCACCCAGCAGCTGCCGCAGATCATCGACGACCTGGCCACCCGTGGCTGGTCGCAGCTGGACAATTTTCTGCCCCAGACTCTGACCCTCGAACTGGCCGAAGAGTGCCGTGCCCGTGCGCAACGTGGTGCCCTGGCGCCCGCCGGCGTCGGTCGCGGCCAGGCCCTGGCCGTGCGCGAAGGCGTCCGCGGCGACCGCATCGAGTGGCTGGAAGTGGGTCAGCAGCCGGCCTGCGACCAGTACCTGGCGGCCATGGACGCCCTGCGCCAGGCCCTCAACCAGGCGCTCTACCTGGGCCTGGAGGACTACGAGAGCCACTTCGCCCTGTATCCGCCCGGCGCCTTCTACCAGAAACACCTGGATCGCTTCCGCGACGACGACCGGCGCACCCTGTCGGCGGTGTTCTACCTCAATGACGACTGGCAGGCCGCACAGGGCGGCGCCTTGCGCATCTACCCGGGCGACGGCGCGCCGCAGGATCTGCTGCCCTGCGCCGGCCGCCTGGTACTGTTCATCTCCGCCGAGCTGCCCCACGAAGTACTGCCGGCCACCCGCGAACGCCTGTCACTGACCGGCTGGTTCCGCCGGCGCTAG
- a CDS encoding FAD-binding oxidoreductase yields the protein MTNPALIEVLKTLVEPGKVLTDADSLNAYGKDWTKHFAPAPSAIVFPKTIEQVQAIVRWANEHKIALVPSGGRTGLSAAAVAANGEVVVAFDYMNQILEFNEFDRTVVCQPGVVTKQLQLFAEDKNLYYPVDFASAGSSQLGGNIGTNAGGIKVIRYGMTRNWVAGLKVVTGTGELLELNRDLIKNATGYDMRQLFIGAEGTLGFVVEATMRLERAPKNLTAMVLGTPDFDSIMPVLHAFQNKLDLTAFEFFSDKALAKIMARGDVPPAFETDCPFYALLEFEATTEEVAEQALATFEHCVEQGWVVDGVMSQSEQQLQNLWKLREYISETISHWTPYKNDISVTVGQVPAFLHDIDRIVGENYPDFEVIWFGHIGDGNLHLNILKPENLSKDEFFAKCAIVNQWVFETVQKYNGSISAEHGVGMTKRDYLHYSRSEAEIGYMKAIKQVFDPNGIMNPGKIFPL from the coding sequence ATGACCAATCCTGCCCTGATCGAAGTGCTGAAGACCCTGGTCGAGCCCGGCAAAGTGCTCACCGATGCCGACTCCCTGAATGCCTACGGCAAGGATTGGACCAAACACTTCGCCCCGGCACCGTCCGCCATCGTCTTCCCCAAGACCATCGAGCAGGTGCAGGCCATCGTCCGCTGGGCCAACGAACACAAGATCGCCCTGGTGCCGTCGGGCGGCCGCACCGGTCTGTCCGCCGCCGCCGTCGCCGCCAATGGCGAAGTGGTAGTGGCCTTCGACTACATGAACCAGATCCTCGAATTCAACGAGTTCGACCGCACCGTGGTCTGCCAGCCGGGCGTGGTGACCAAGCAGCTGCAACTGTTCGCCGAAGACAAGAACCTGTACTACCCGGTGGACTTCGCTTCCGCCGGCTCCAGCCAACTTGGCGGCAACATCGGCACCAATGCCGGCGGGATCAAGGTCATTCGCTACGGCATGACCCGCAACTGGGTGGCCGGCCTGAAGGTCGTCACCGGCACCGGCGAGCTGCTCGAGCTGAACCGCGACCTGATCAAGAACGCCACCGGCTACGACATGCGCCAGCTGTTTATCGGCGCCGAAGGCACCCTGGGCTTCGTGGTCGAAGCCACCATGCGCCTGGAGCGCGCGCCGAAGAACCTCACCGCCATGGTGCTCGGCACCCCGGACTTCGACTCGATCATGCCGGTGCTGCATGCCTTCCAGAACAAGCTCGACCTGACCGCCTTCGAATTCTTCTCGGACAAGGCCCTGGCCAAGATCATGGCCCGCGGCGACGTGCCGCCGGCCTTCGAGACCGACTGCCCGTTCTATGCCCTGCTGGAATTCGAGGCCACCACCGAGGAAGTCGCCGAGCAGGCCCTGGCCACCTTCGAGCACTGCGTCGAGCAGGGCTGGGTGGTCGACGGAGTGATGAGCCAGAGCGAGCAGCAGCTGCAGAACCTGTGGAAGCTGCGCGAGTACATCTCCGAGACCATCAGCCACTGGACGCCGTACAAGAATGACATCTCGGTCACCGTGGGCCAGGTGCCGGCCTTCCTCCACGATATCGACCGCATCGTCGGGGAAAACTACCCGGACTTCGAAGTCATCTGGTTCGGCCACATCGGCGACGGCAACCTGCACCTGAACATCCTCAAGCCGGAAAACCTGTCCAAGGACGAGTTCTTCGCCAAGTGCGCCATCGTCAACCAGTGGGTGTTCGAGACCGTACAGAAGTACAACGGCTCGATCAGCGCCGAGCACGGTGTGGGCATGACCAAGCGCGACTACCTGCACTACAGCCGCTCCGAGGCCGAGATCGGCTACATGAAGGCGATCAAGCAGGTGTTCGACCCGAACGGGATCATGAACCCGGGCAAGATTTTCCCGCTCTGA